A window of the Gossypium arboreum isolate Shixiya-1 chromosome 2, ASM2569848v2, whole genome shotgun sequence genome harbors these coding sequences:
- the LOC108456450 gene encoding AT-rich interactive domain-containing protein 6-like isoform X1 gives MEFEITDTKENENKERELVVPVLGASNLNDGDRPVSPPLQQHPSSPSPSPSPVPMAANSITYHTGHANADSNIQPHSTPAHHSTCLLRVSNDQSSLKPDIETTSNVKSESSFIFHFKTHTDSTSDHILAAEATTDVKTETSSVSPPKLTENAKTETSSALTQSKTNYDCNPIPTCLDEPEPLTPSPLFSDMELLKEKVEDLKNGDNKTELPTTPVNGNNNSELSFFLDEIHFSDGNESGTEEEQSVFMKQLEIFFKERGMEFKPPKFYGEGLNCLKLWRAVTKLGGYDKVTSCKLWRQVGESFKPPKTCTTVSWTFRGFYEKALLDYERHKTRGGELNIPISSQSEAMNVDNQASGSGRARRDAAARAMRGWHSRHFRNGEVCEPITKDKNFISQQKREKQLKSLGLLKRKKPSYLDCAVKASCTKVLKAHVETAVVDIGSPADWVKINVQKTKDCFEVYALVPGLLREEVRVQSDPAGRLVISGEPEHPDNPWGVTPFKKVVNLPSRIDPHQTSAVVTLHGQLFVRVPFEQS, from the exons ATGGAATTCGAGATAACTGACACCAAGGAAAATGAAAACAAGGAGCGCGAACTAGTTGTTCCAGTATTAGGTGCTTCTAACTTGAACGATGGAGATCGTCCTGTTAGTCCACCGCTTCAGCAACATCCTTCCTCTCCTTCCCCCTCCCCTTCCCCCGTGCCCATGGCGGCTAACTCCATAACCTATCACACAGGGCATGCCAATGCTGATAGCAACATACAACCACATTCTACTCCAGCTCACCACTCAACGTGCTTACTTCGTGTATCCAATGATCAATCGTCACTGAAGCCTGATATAGAAACCACAAGCAATGTGAAATCTGAATcgtcttttatttttcatttcaagaCCCACACTGATTCTACCTCCGATCATATTCTGGCTGCTGAAGCTACAACTGATGTCAAAACCGAAACCTCTTCTGTCTCACCTCCTAAACTCACAGAAAATGCCAAAACTGAAACTTCTTCTGCATTAACTCAAAGCAAAACGAATTATGATTGTAACCCCATACCAACTTGCCTTGATGAACCTGAGCCACTTACCCCTTCTCCATTATTTTCTGATATGGAACTACTGAAGGAGAAAGTGGAAGATTTGAAGAATGGGGATAATAAAACGGAGTTGCCTACAACCCCTGTTAATGGGAACAACAATTCTGAGCTCTCATTTTTTTTGGATGAAATTCATTTTTCCGATGGCAATGAGTCAGGAACAGAAGAGGAGCAATCAGTCTTCATGAAGCAACTGGAAATTTTCTTCAAAGAGAGAGGCATGGAATTTAAGCCTCCTAAATTTTATGGGGAAGGGCTGAATTGCCTTAA GTTGTGGAGAGCTGTTACTAAATTGGGTGGCTATGACAAG GTAACTTCATGTAAATTGTGGCGGCAAGTTGGAGAATCTTTCAAGCCCCCAAA GACCTGTACTACTGTTTCATGGacatttcgtggtttctatgagAAG GCACTCCTTGATTATGAAAGGCATAAGACTCGTGGGGGTGAGCTTAATATACCTATTTCATCGCAATCAGAGGCTATGAATGTTGATAATCAG GCTTCAGGATCTGGTAGAGCACGAAGGGATGCAGCAGCACGTGCTATGAGGGGTTGGCACTCACGTCATTTTCGTAATGGTGAAGTCTGTGAACCAATAACTAAG GATAAGAATTTTATTTCTCAACAAAAGCGTGAGAAACAGCTTAAAAGCCTGG GCCTGCTTAAACGCAAGAAACCGTCGTATTTGGACTGTGCTGTCAAGGCTTCATGTACTAAAGTATTGAAGGCACA TGTGGAGACAGCAGTGGTTGATATTGGATCCCCAGCAGATTGGGTTAAGATCAATGTGCAGAAAACT AAAGATTGTTTTGAGGTCTATGCTTTAGTTCCAGGCCTTCTTCGTGAGGAG GTGCGTGTTCAATCTGATCCTGCAGGACGCCTGGTAATAAGCGGTGAACCTGAGCATCCAGATAATCCTTGGGGTGTCACACCATTCAAAAAG GTTGTCAACTTGCCCTCGAGGATTGATCCACATCAGACATCAGCGGTTGTAACCCTTCATGGACAGTTGTTTGTACGTGTTCCATTTGAGCAAAGCTGA
- the LOC108456450 gene encoding AT-rich interactive domain-containing protein 3-like isoform X2: MELLKEKVEDLKNGDNKTELPTTPVNGNNNSELSFFLDEIHFSDGNESGTEEEQSVFMKQLEIFFKERGMEFKPPKFYGEGLNCLKLWRAVTKLGGYDKVTSCKLWRQVGESFKPPKTCTTVSWTFRGFYEKALLDYERHKTRGGELNIPISSQSEAMNVDNQASGSGRARRDAAARAMRGWHSRHFRNGEVCEPITKDKNFISQQKREKQLKSLGLLKRKKPSYLDCAVKASCTKVLKAHVETAVVDIGSPADWVKINVQKTKDCFEVYALVPGLLREEVRVQSDPAGRLVISGEPEHPDNPWGVTPFKKVVNLPSRIDPHQTSAVVTLHGQLFVRVPFEQS; encoded by the exons ATGGAACTACTGAAGGAGAAAGTGGAAGATTTGAAGAATGGGGATAATAAAACGGAGTTGCCTACAACCCCTGTTAATGGGAACAACAATTCTGAGCTCTCATTTTTTTTGGATGAAATTCATTTTTCCGATGGCAATGAGTCAGGAACAGAAGAGGAGCAATCAGTCTTCATGAAGCAACTGGAAATTTTCTTCAAAGAGAGAGGCATGGAATTTAAGCCTCCTAAATTTTATGGGGAAGGGCTGAATTGCCTTAA GTTGTGGAGAGCTGTTACTAAATTGGGTGGCTATGACAAG GTAACTTCATGTAAATTGTGGCGGCAAGTTGGAGAATCTTTCAAGCCCCCAAA GACCTGTACTACTGTTTCATGGacatttcgtggtttctatgagAAG GCACTCCTTGATTATGAAAGGCATAAGACTCGTGGGGGTGAGCTTAATATACCTATTTCATCGCAATCAGAGGCTATGAATGTTGATAATCAG GCTTCAGGATCTGGTAGAGCACGAAGGGATGCAGCAGCACGTGCTATGAGGGGTTGGCACTCACGTCATTTTCGTAATGGTGAAGTCTGTGAACCAATAACTAAG GATAAGAATTTTATTTCTCAACAAAAGCGTGAGAAACAGCTTAAAAGCCTGG GCCTGCTTAAACGCAAGAAACCGTCGTATTTGGACTGTGCTGTCAAGGCTTCATGTACTAAAGTATTGAAGGCACA TGTGGAGACAGCAGTGGTTGATATTGGATCCCCAGCAGATTGGGTTAAGATCAATGTGCAGAAAACT AAAGATTGTTTTGAGGTCTATGCTTTAGTTCCAGGCCTTCTTCGTGAGGAG GTGCGTGTTCAATCTGATCCTGCAGGACGCCTGGTAATAAGCGGTGAACCTGAGCATCCAGATAATCCTTGGGGTGTCACACCATTCAAAAAG GTTGTCAACTTGCCCTCGAGGATTGATCCACATCAGACATCAGCGGTTGTAACCCTTCATGGACAGTTGTTTGTACGTGTTCCATTTGAGCAAAGCTGA